TTTGAGTGCATACACTTACTAAGCAGTCCTGCAATGTAACTTCATCAATAATCTTGATTTGTAATGGattcattattaaaatgatttgaattttattgaCTGTGTGAAAAAAATCTCTCAGTAATACATGGGTTATGTGTTGAATGGGAATCTCATTCAGGCAGCAGACGGGGAATGTCTCTTACTCCGTAGAGAAAACGGGGGGGGGATCTAAACCAATATAAACTGATAAGCGAATTACAGAGATACAAATGATATTGTTCTTACCTTTAATTGTACTTTCGGAAGTTTCCCGTTGTCCCCCTGTCTCGATCAGTGTATTTTCGATTAGATGCCACTCAGGGAAATGTACCGCTGACCGACGAGTCGCTTTGTTTGCCTTGTGAATAGAAGCATAATAAGTGACAGGCGTCGCGGCATTAGTGAGAAAAAAGCAGCGCGTTTCAACGGAGATTCACTGTTTTTAATATCAGCTGGAGTAGACAGGCTACTCGCAGACAGAAGACGATAAGAAAGGCGTGTGCTAATTTGGAAAAAACGACGGATTTGCAGTGACAAAATGACTGAAGAATGTGTTTAGTGCTTGGATAAGAAGCTCCTCAGAAAGGCATCAGTCCTGCAACACCAACTTCATCATGGCACTCAGCAGCATCCGGGATGGCGGCGAGATTGCTTCTTCTAATCCCTTTGTAATTTCACAAGCACCGAGTTCAAACACGATATTTAGTCTcttagaaaatatatatatatatatatatatttaaataaaaagtcatACGTGAAAAATAGTGAATAAAATCGCACGACTGCGTGCGAATATGGTGTAATAAAGGCTGTGTGCTTAGCTCCCTCTGAGATGTTATAGAGGGAAATAAAGGCAAGTGAAGTTGGACACACAcgcgtgcgcgcgcgcacacacacacacacacacacacacgtttgtcttGCTATCTTTGTGAGAACCTAACCGGAATAATTAATACTGTATCCACCTAACCCTAACAGCAACCTCAGTAACCAGAAGGAAACATCATGTCTCCTTTAGTGTTTTTAAAtttaaacaacaataataaaaatattaaaaagccAATTTATCAAAACCAtctgatatttttttcatctttgtGTGAACATTTGGTCCCCACTAAGACATAAAAACAtggccacaacacacacacacacacacacacacacacacacacacacaaaggagggGGCTCTATTTAGAGAATACAGCCTCTGATGGAATGGAGGCTGGAAGTCAGAGAGCACTTTTAGAAAAGAGCTGAAAACACACATGAGCTGAAGACCACAAACACTAGAAAGAAATGATTCCTGCTAACATGACATGGGCGAATACACGCAGCATCAAACCACTAATTACTTGAATTCTGATATATGCATATGAGAAATGAGGCCGGAATGTAATAAGCAACACCAAATCTGATATAATCTGATGCTTCGTTGCACAGAAAAGGTATTTAAAAGCTCATCACATCCAGAATCTCTTACTTGAAGAGATTATTGGTCTAGAGTATGAGATAAGGGAAAGACGTAATGTTGGTCTGCAGCTCTGTCAGGGTTCAACCAACATGGAAGGATTAGAAAAATCACAATGAAGACAAATGAAGCAGTGAGCAAACAGAGAGAGGgcgagggagggaaagagagaagagatttGAGGATGGGGGCATGATTGTGTGAAAGATGAGAGAGTGGGAAGTGCAGTGGGCTTTTTCTGTGCTTCTGTAAGAATGAGGATGCCATGGAAAAAAGATATGCATGATTATGCATGAACTTGGGTAACCGCAGCATACAATATGGGATAAGTACATCAGAAATCTGAACTGCAAAATGATCAACATTATGTTTCCAATAGGTTTGTATTGTCATTGCAACCTTGTAATAAACCAAGAATGCCCCCAAAAGTCCTGTAAAGGTGTAATGGCCTCCATTCTTAAAAAAGCtagtttgagcaacagtgtAACTGTATTAAATTTGTTTCTGGCACCAGACAGGTTTAGCCTGCCAAAAAAGAGCTAACAGTGTTGTTTATTACCCACTGAACTAAAAGGCACcagtttataataaataaaatgtatttatgtagaACAGGATTGACCAAAAGAAGCCGTTGCATATACTAGGGCACATTACTGAAATTATAGAAACACATACAACAaaaaactatactatactatactatactatactatactatactatactatactatactataccatattGCCAAATCACAGCACAATAAAAAGCACAATGTTCAGAAGAGTTTGGTCTATGCTAAATAATTCACAGCATTGAccataaaaacatttgaaatacACAGCGCATTATTAATTCATGTCCAGTCAATTTTGATTTGACCAAGTTATTACCAAGCCTTACAGTACATAAAGAGGTCTATTATATTTGATGATGCGTTTAAAATTCTAACCTACAGACAGAGAACTTGTCTAGcaaccaggtgtgtgtgtgttgtacgaTGATggattaatgtagtgttatttAAAGTGTGTTTAGAGGTAGCACTGTTTATCCAAGAGAGAACAAACTCTCTGAAGTATGTAGTGAGTGTCCGTTGCTGGCGGTCACCCTGGAAACCCTAAAATGGTAATTCAAATTCAGAGCTGTCGGGTCAAATTTGGAACTATTTTTTCTGACTCATAGGTCATCATGAATGCGTCTTGTGCAATAGCATGACAGGTCTTGACAACCGTAGACTGTAGTGAAGCTACTGTTGAGCCAGACCATAATAAGGGGAGTACAATGTACGTACATTGCTCTGCACAGcatctgtatgtatatatacactcaccgtccactttattaggaagacCTGTACACATGCTAATTGTGCAATTATCCAGTAACCGAGACAGGGGAGAAGGGAGGTCTGAGGAGAATAGCCAGACGTatttgagctgccaggaaggctATGTGATCttaaataagcactctttatgaCTGTGGTAAGTAGCAAAGTACCTGAGAACACACAATGCACGAAATCTTCAGGAGGATGCACTAGAATAATAAATGCGTTTCCCACTCTTATCAGCCAAGTATAaaaatctgaggctatcatgggcacagactcaacAAAACTATACAGTTGAAGATCAGAAAAAATATCTGGCCTTTTTTCAACCTTCAGATGCCTAGTGTGGGTGAGTCTGTGACCATGATAGtgtcagattcttgttcttagCTGATAAATGTGAAAATCCATGTGATATTCTGATATTGTAGTGCATCCACCTTAACATCTGATGTTTCGTGCATGCTGAGATACTATTCAGCCCACCACAGTTATAAAgagtgatttttgtttttaaaggtttttcGTTTTTATAACACCCCTGTAATACTGAGGAGACTTTTTTGTTACACATTGAAGGTTTATACAATAGTTTATATGGTAGTTATGGGGTAGAGAAAATTAAATTCATTAgctagctcactcactcactaaattcatcactaaatcactgtTGAACATTTTGCTATGACGTGTTCTCTTCTAGCATAACATGGGAAAAGTGTCTGAGTAATCTCTACAGTATTTTCCCCTGATTTGTGTAACTTTGaggtaacattgtgtgtgttgtgagaagaAGAGTAATACAACCGATTAGGCTTGCACTTTATGCTGCATTAAtattttcatcatcattttcaccTGTTCATGATTCTGCATAGGGAAGTCCGTCATACATGCACACGAAACCCCTGGTTTATTTTAACAGCTTCTACTCAAAATTATGCAGCCATTTATGCAGGTGTCATTTTAACTCAAAATTTGTGTAACTCCACTGCTGTGCACAGATTTAGTTTAAATATCGTGTTATAAATATGTAGTGTTGACATTagacataacattaaaaccacagaAAGGTGAATTGAATAAAGTTGTGGGATATATTAACCAGCAACTGAACAGTCAGGTCTTaaagttaatgtgttggaagcagaaaaatggcatgagcataaggatctgagtgactttgacaagggccagattgtgagaactagacgactgggtcagagcatctccaaactaGCAGGTGTTTAagggtgttcctggtatgcagtggttagtacctaccaaaagtgatccaaggaagaacaactggtgaaccggtgacagagAACTCTCATTGGCTCATTGGGTGAGTCATTGCATAGGGAGCAAAGGCTAAAAAAGACAGATCTATGGAGAACCCACATCGCAACTTATAAGacgtaaaggatctgctgctaaagtcATGGTGCCATATACAACAGCACACCTTGTGGAGTCCGTGCCTAGAAggatcagagctgttttggtggcacagtGTTAAGCTGGTGATTTTAATCATATACCTGCTCAATGTCGATCGTTCAGGACACTTAATGCTGTCAAGAAAATAACAATGTAGAAATTACAGGACAAATCAGTTGTTTCAGGATGTTATTTATTCGCCAATTGATGAAAACACACCTAATTCATATTGTTGCTTAAAACATAAACAGGACTGGGAAAAGAGATAAGCTCAAATAATTGCTATAATAAATTTGACAGGCTTAACTTGTACAAATTGCTTCTGCGACATAAATGTGTTGGTAAAATCTAAGGACTGTGATAACCAATCAGTTGAAATAATTGCTGTAGTAACTGTGACAAGCTGAATAATCTACGATTGTCTATATCAGATAAACCAAATTATATTAAGTACTAACCTAAAAAGGGGACTAACATTACAGAACCTCCTTCTCAGAGTTATTTGTGAGTTTGTATTACTACTAGAGAGGTCTCCAAACTCCTAAATCCTcctaaattaaattttttaactGAACATGCTATACTTTCTAAAAAATGGCATAAATTATCAAATTTGATGCAACTTACTTTAAAATATCTTGTCAtcattcattaaaaacacactttattaaaatcattttgaaCATTATGTAAACCAAATATTATTATGTAGGGCCAGCTGGGGATTATTTATCCCcagattttttgtttattgcttGGTATGTAAAAAATGACTGGTGCTATTATTTCTTCATATAATCAATAAACTTTTGCTATTATACAGTGGGCAACGGCACAGAACACACGGTCTCATAAAAGCCATCAGCAGCCCGTGGAACATTGCTGACACACAGGTACAACTTGTCCACTGTTAATTTCCCAAAGTTCAAATCCTTAGCCAGTTTAACCTGCCACACGTCTTCAAATATCCTTTCTTCATCCACTCCTGTCACTTTAGCTAGTGTGAGATGGTAGGTCGGGTTTCGTGAGTCGCGATGGAGCCAACCTTTCTCCCTAAATGCTTCCTGAAGGGGAGCGTTCAGGGTCTGGATGTCTGAAAGTGGTTGGGGGGCTATATGGAGAACTTTTCCATTGAAGTGCCTCAGTCTAGGAGTGAAGAAGACAGAGATGGGTGGTTTGTAGAAGTTTTTGACCACTGAGCGAAAGAGTTCGCTAGCAGCAAAGACCTCAGCGGGGCCTTGAAGAACGAGCAATGAAAGAGTAACATGGAGTGACTCTGGTTTTGTCCACCATGGCTCTGACTGGGGGAGTTGGGACAGAACCTTCCTCTGGGTGAGCTGGAAAGCCCGCAAGGCAGCAGGTGAGTCCACACGGAAGCAAATGAAGTGAGTTGGTTTACGTGGTTGGCGGCCTGGGCGTGGCTCTTGAGGTATGGGCTGTGCAGGCTCCGCCTCTTCCTCCTTCGCTTCCTCTTTGTCCCAGTTTTCTATCCATTCTTCATGTGTTGTGCTTTGTTCTTCTCCAGGAGAGATGTATAGTCCCTCTGCCTCTTGAGCTAGACATGCACTCTCACAGTCTTTGTCTATTCGAATATTTGTGCTACAGTCTAATGTTTCTTCAGAATCACTGTGAGTTTCCTGGTCCGTAGTTTCCATTAAGCTGTGGTTTACGGAACCCTGCTCATTTTTCTCAACAGACAATCCTTCCTCGTCTTCTGCTGTATCTGTAGCACCATTGTCTATGAATTGTGTCGTTTTAGTAATGAGaccaaaagaaacaaacattaAGGATCAACATTAGACAGCATGTCATAAAAAAGACACATTAAACATGCATCGTTCAGCACAATGATTAGGCAGAGGAGCAGGGTGAGTGAGGCTGCACTAATGAACTGCTGAAAATGATATTAATTTGAActgatataaat
The nucleotide sequence above comes from Hemibagrus wyckioides isolate EC202008001 linkage group LG01, SWU_Hwy_1.0, whole genome shotgun sequence. Encoded proteins:
- the leng9 gene encoding leukocyte receptor cluster member 9 isoform X1 produces the protein MEPSEDKKTGATQAQADPDAATQDHDVCKFFLVGRCHFGDRCRLSHSSTSTSASASHKPEPTEEKGCKKRKTRRKSGKSDKAKDEESKGPQKKLRMRTADDVISRILWDSSVDPADFIVGHLDRFLGVLERPFSDFSWDTQVCDCDYSEEMAIPRHRIQYFSYKGQRVWDRDSRTDHVFGSTGQLVVSPFDRGDQPQDNGATDTAEDEEGLSVEKNEQGSVNHSLMETTDQETHSDSEETLDCSTNIRIDKDCESACLAQEAEGLYISPGEEQSTTHEEWIENWDKEEAKEEEAEPAQPIPQEPRPGRQPRKPTHFICFRVDSPAALRAFQLTQRKVLSQLPQSEPWWTKPESLHVTLSLLVLQGPAEVFAASELFRSVVKNFYKPPISVFFTPRLRHFNGKVLHIAPQPLSDIQTLNAPLQEAFREKGWLHRDSRNPTYHLTLAKVTGVDEERIFEDVWQVKLAKDLNFGKLTVDKLYLCVSNVPRAADGFYETVCSVPLPTV
- the leng9 gene encoding leukocyte receptor cluster member 9 isoform X2, with the translated sequence MEPSEDKKTGATQAQADPDAATQDHDVCKFFLVGRCHFGDRCRLSHSTSTSASASHKPEPTEEKGCKKRKTRRKSGKSDKAKDEESKGPQKKLRMRTADDVISRILWDSSVDPADFIVGHLDRFLGVLERPFSDFSWDTQVCDCDYSEEMAIPRHRIQYFSYKGQRVWDRDSRTDHVFGSTGQLVVSPFDRGDQPQDNGATDTAEDEEGLSVEKNEQGSVNHSLMETTDQETHSDSEETLDCSTNIRIDKDCESACLAQEAEGLYISPGEEQSTTHEEWIENWDKEEAKEEEAEPAQPIPQEPRPGRQPRKPTHFICFRVDSPAALRAFQLTQRKVLSQLPQSEPWWTKPESLHVTLSLLVLQGPAEVFAASELFRSVVKNFYKPPISVFFTPRLRHFNGKVLHIAPQPLSDIQTLNAPLQEAFREKGWLHRDSRNPTYHLTLAKVTGVDEERIFEDVWQVKLAKDLNFGKLTVDKLYLCVSNVPRAADGFYETVCSVPLPTV